GAGTGAGACTATGACGTTTGTATTAGGGTTAACGGGTGGTATTTCGACAGGGAAATCTACGGTTAGCCAAATGTTCAGCGCACAACAAATACCCGTAATTGATGCTGATTTAATTGCCCGTGAAGTTGTGGAACCAGGTACCACAGGGTTAAAAAAAATTACAGAAGTATTTGGTCAGACTGTGTTACAAGCAGATGGGAGTTTGCATCGCAAAAAATTGGGGGAACTAGTTTTCTCGAGTCCAGAGAAGTTGGCTCAATTAAACGACATTCTAGGATTAGAAATTAGACAAGTTATTTTAGCGCGAATTGATGCGTTTAAAAAGCTAGCAGTACCATTAGTAGTGGTAGATATTCCATTATTATACGAGAGTGGCTATGAAGCTATTATGGACGCGGTGATGGTCGTATATGTGCCCCAAGAGCTGCAATTAGACCGACTGATGAAACGTGACCACCTAACCCCAGAGCAAGCTCAGGCGCGCTTAGAAAGCCAATGGCCCATTGATAGTAAAAAAGAACGCGCGGATATTTTAATCGATAATAGTGGTTCAATCACCGAAACTAAAAATCAAGTAGACAACTGGTTACAAAAAAATAGAGAAACCTTATAAAATAAGGGATTTTGAACTATACCAACAACCGGAAATCATGGTACAATGAAGACAGTTAAATAGTAAATAATCATGTTTATTATAGATAAAATAATCTAAATTGAGGTGAAAAAAATGCAATGTCCAAAATGTCAGTATAATGGTTCACGTGTGGTTGATAGTCGTCCCTCTGATGAAAATCGTGCGATTCGCAGAAGACGTGAGTGTGAAAGTTGTGGCTTTCGCTTCACAACCTTTGAAAGAATTGAAGCAACGCCGGTGTTAGTCATTAAAAAAGATGGTAAACGCGAAGAATTTAATCGCGAAAAAATCTTACGTGGCCTAATTCGTTCGGCCGAAAAACGTCCAGTTTCGTTGGAACAGATGGAAAACGTCGTGGATAAAGTAGAAAATCGTGTGCGTTCATTAGGCGAAAATGAAGTGCCAACTACCTTGATTGGTGAATATGTGATGGAATATTTAGTTGATTTAGATGAAATTGCTTATATTCGATTCGCAAGTGTTTATCGTCAATTTAAAGACGTAAGTGTCTTTATTGAAGAAATGCAAGAAATGGTTAATAAGGGGCAAGAAGAAGCGCCTCCAGAAACCGCAACAGAGTAGGGGATGTAGTATGAAAGATAACGGACGAGAATTGAAGGCAAAAGACACCTTCTTTGTTCAACTAACAGAATTAATTTCTGAGGTGGATTTAAAAGTTTTAAATACGCTGTATCGTCCATTACTTGGCAGTAAAGCGTTTGGCTTGTACAACGCGCTTTACTTGATGACACCTAACTATCCGTTTGAAAGTTTTGAAACGTTTCATGCTGATTTATTTTCTGAATGTGATTTAGGTCGGATTGATTTTTTAGAAGCACGTAAGAAGCTAGAAGCACTAGGCTTATTACGTGTGTTTGTGAAGCAAGAGGATGAAGCTCAAACGTATATGTATCGTGTTGAAAAACCCATGAGCTACTATGCTTTTTTAAAAGATGACATGTTGTCATTAATGCTGTTAGATCGGGTAGGACAAAGGCGATTTGAACGCTTGATGCAAGAAATTCCTCAGCGTGCACAATTACCAGATGGATATGTCGAAACCACGCATCAATTTGTTGATGTGTATCAACCAAGTCGCATAGGTGTTTCAGCAAAACCTGAAGTGATTAAGACAGTCCAACAAACACTTTCACAAAGTCAGAAAAAACAATTTATATATCCTGAAACTTTTGATTGGATGCATTTTGAACAGTTAATGGCACGCTATCACTTGGCAGATGGCCACTTGTTGACAGTTAAAGATGAATTGTTAGCTATTCATCAACAATATGGCTTTGACGAGATGACGCTACGAAATTATTTAGCCAATTACATTGACTACACAACCAATCAAATTGAGTTGAAGAAATTTAAGTATGCGCTAGTTAATCGGCCAGCAACGCCTTCAAAAGAACAAAGAAATCAGGCGTCAACTAGTGAGCAAGTAACGCTTCAAGTAGAGGCACAACCAGCGCTTGCGACTGGTATGGAAGCTTTAAATGAGCAAGAGCGCGCCCTTGTTTACTCAAGCAATGAATACGCCCCTATGGAGTTTTTAGAAGCTATTAAGGCAGATAAAAAAGGTTCGGTTGTGATTACTGAACGTTGGGCAATTGAAAAACTAGTGAAGCAATCTGGCTTACCTAATAATGTGATTAATATTTTAATTCATTATTTACTGTCAGTTCAAAACAAGCCCACCTTTGAAGAAATTACTGCCTTTAAAATAGCGAATGATTGGTCTCAATCAGGTGTTAAAACACCGGTTGATGCACTTATCCGCACAAAAAAAACGTATCAAGAAAAGCAACATAAAAATCAAAATCAAGCGATCCAATACAATAATAAGTCTTATAATAATAAACCTGTTCGTAAAGAAACTTTACCGGATTGGGTTAATAAAGAAGTAAAAGAGACTAAAATGTCTTCTGAAAAACAAGCGTTAATGCGTGAAAAATTACGTCAGATGCGCCAAAAGGGAAAAGATGGTGAGAAATAATGGGAAATCTAGGCGATGAAATGAAAAAAGTCATTCAACAAAACGCCTGGCAAGATCGGTATCAACATTTAATTGATACTGTCATGCAGGACCGCTATGTTCAACAATTTTTGTTGGAACATCAAGAGAAAATTACAGATGAATTACTTGAGAAAAGTTATGCTAAATTATATGAATTTGTCCAAGAAAGACGAAAATATGACGAAGGTAATCCTTCCATGATAGCGCCTGGTTATGAGCCACAACTATTTCTTAATTATCGTTCCATTGATGTGACGTATGTACCAACGAAAGAATTGTTGGCCAAACAAGAAGCTGATGCGATTAAACGCCGTGTTAAAGCAATTGATATTCCTAAGGATGTTCGTGAAGCAACCTTTGACGATTTTGAGTTAACGGATGAACGTGAATATGCCTATCTTGAGTGTGTGGATTTTGTGAATCATTATATCGAACAACCTAAAGTCTTTCGACAAGGATTATATTTACAAGGCTCATTTGGTGTGGGGAAAACCTATTTACTAGGCGCTATCGCGAATGAATTAGCGCAATCTGGCTTTCATACAACGTTGATTCATTTTCCAACCTTTGCTGTTGAAATGAAACAAGCAATTGGTAACAATTCATTAAATGACAAGCTAGAAGAAGTGAAGAAAGCCCCCATTCTAATGATCGATGATATCGGAGCAGATTCAATGAGTGCGTGGATTCGTGACGATATTTTAGGGGTTATTTTACAATACCGTATGCAAGAACAATTACCAACCTTTTTTAGCTCTAATTTTGATATGGAACAGTTGGAAAATCAACATTTACGCCAGTCACAACGCGGTGATGATGAGCCGTTGAAAGCTAAACGGATTATGGAACGCGTTAGATATTTGGCTAAAGAAATTAAGATGATAGGTATTAATCGTCGTATTCAATAAATTTATCACAATTCGTGAAGCTGTCAAGAAAATTTCATTGACAAAGATTTGACTAGCTAGTATAATAATTTTTGTTGCGCAAGGAGAGTGGAAACAGTGAAATGGTCATTAATGGAACTAAGACGTTATAAAGACGAACCCTTAGTAATAGACACAACAATTGAATTAGCCGATACGTTATTAAAACGTGACGAAACAATTTTAGCTGTTGGACCAGCCAGAGTGGTAGGAACGATGAATGTTGAACCGCGCGAGTATATTGCACAAGTTCAAGTTGATGTCGTGTTAACTTTACCATCAAGTCGCTCACTTCAGCCAGTTGAATATCCAATGTCAATCGCATTCGATGAAATCTATATGACTCCAGAAGAATACGCATTGGTTAAAGGAACAGACGGCTACGAACATGCTATCGTTTTAGATAGCACAACTATCGATTTGCGCGAAGCAATTGAGGACTATATTTTGCTGAATATTCCGTTACAGGTATTAACGGAAGAAGAAATGGCTTCTGATGATTTACCAAGTGGTGATTCATGGACAATTATGTCTGAAGAAGATTATTTATATCAACAAATGGAAACTCAAGCCCAAACAATTGATCCTCGTCTTGCAAAATTATCAGCTTTGTTAGATAATAACGAAGAATCTGAATAATCGTAAGATTGGAATAGATTTACTGCTTCGGCAGTAAAAATGAGTTAAGGAGGTGTAGTTCAAGATGGCAGTACCTGCAAGAAGAACTTCAAAAGCTAAAAAAGCAAAACGTCGTACTCACTACAAATTATCAGTACCTGGAATGAGCACATGCTCAAACTGTGGCGAAATGAAACGCAGCCACCATGTATGTCCTGAATGTGGTCAATATGATGGAAAAGATGTTGTAAACACAACAGCTGAATAATACATTTTTTTAGAAAATGTTTAAAACCGTTAGACAACCATGGAGTCTAGCGGTTTTTTGTATCTAGATTAGTTTATTAAGTTTTAATTAATCAGACTTTAATGTATAATAGATTAGGAAAACGTGTAATCAATGATTACTTTTAGGAGGAACAACATGTCTAAAC
This is a stretch of genomic DNA from Vagococcus zengguangii. It encodes these proteins:
- a CDS encoding YceD family protein, producing the protein MKWSLMELRRYKDEPLVIDTTIELADTLLKRDETILAVGPARVVGTMNVEPREYIAQVQVDVVLTLPSSRSLQPVEYPMSIAFDEIYMTPEEYALVKGTDGYEHAIVLDSTTIDLREAIEDYILLNIPLQVLTEEEMASDDLPSGDSWTIMSEEDYLYQQMETQAQTIDPRLAKLSALLDNNEESE
- the nrdR gene encoding transcriptional regulator NrdR yields the protein MQCPKCQYNGSRVVDSRPSDENRAIRRRRECESCGFRFTTFERIEATPVLVIKKDGKREEFNREKILRGLIRSAEKRPVSLEQMENVVDKVENRVRSLGENEVPTTLIGEYVMEYLVDLDEIAYIRFASVYRQFKDVSVFIEEMQEMVNKGQEEAPPETATE
- the rpmF gene encoding 50S ribosomal protein L32, with amino-acid sequence MAVPARRTSKAKKAKRRTHYKLSVPGMSTCSNCGEMKRSHHVCPECGQYDGKDVVNTTAE
- the coaE gene encoding dephospho-CoA kinase (Dephospho-CoA kinase (CoaE) performs the final step in coenzyme A biosynthesis.); translation: MTFVLGLTGGISTGKSTVSQMFSAQQIPVIDADLIAREVVEPGTTGLKKITEVFGQTVLQADGSLHRKKLGELVFSSPEKLAQLNDILGLEIRQVILARIDAFKKLAVPLVVVDIPLLYESGYEAIMDAVMVVYVPQELQLDRLMKRDHLTPEQAQARLESQWPIDSKKERADILIDNSGSITETKNQVDNWLQKNRETL
- a CDS encoding replication initiation and membrane attachment family protein, which produces MKDNGRELKAKDTFFVQLTELISEVDLKVLNTLYRPLLGSKAFGLYNALYLMTPNYPFESFETFHADLFSECDLGRIDFLEARKKLEALGLLRVFVKQEDEAQTYMYRVEKPMSYYAFLKDDMLSLMLLDRVGQRRFERLMQEIPQRAQLPDGYVETTHQFVDVYQPSRIGVSAKPEVIKTVQQTLSQSQKKQFIYPETFDWMHFEQLMARYHLADGHLLTVKDELLAIHQQYGFDEMTLRNYLANYIDYTTNQIELKKFKYALVNRPATPSKEQRNQASTSEQVTLQVEAQPALATGMEALNEQERALVYSSNEYAPMEFLEAIKADKKGSVVITERWAIEKLVKQSGLPNNVINILIHYLLSVQNKPTFEEITAFKIANDWSQSGVKTPVDALIRTKKTYQEKQHKNQNQAIQYNNKSYNNKPVRKETLPDWVNKEVKETKMSSEKQALMREKLRQMRQKGKDGEK
- the dnaI gene encoding primosomal protein DnaI, with amino-acid sequence MGNLGDEMKKVIQQNAWQDRYQHLIDTVMQDRYVQQFLLEHQEKITDELLEKSYAKLYEFVQERRKYDEGNPSMIAPGYEPQLFLNYRSIDVTYVPTKELLAKQEADAIKRRVKAIDIPKDVREATFDDFELTDEREYAYLECVDFVNHYIEQPKVFRQGLYLQGSFGVGKTYLLGAIANELAQSGFHTTLIHFPTFAVEMKQAIGNNSLNDKLEEVKKAPILMIDDIGADSMSAWIRDDILGVILQYRMQEQLPTFFSSNFDMEQLENQHLRQSQRGDDEPLKAKRIMERVRYLAKEIKMIGINRRIQ